The DNA region TGTTTTTGAATTTTTGGATAAAGAAGAAGAAATAGAAGATAAAAAAACAACGATAGATTTAAAGAAAATAAAAGGAAAGGTAGAGTTTAGAAATGTGAAATTTGGATACAATCCGAAAAAAATAGTAATAAAGAACTTTTCGGAAATTATTCATCCTGGACAGACTGTGGCAATAGTAGGTCCAACAGGTGCTGGAAAAACAACTTTAGTAAAATTATTAATGCGATTTTATGATGTAAATGATGGAGCAATTTTAATAGATGATTATGATATTCGAGAATTTTCAAGATATGATTTAAGATCATTATTTGGAATGGTGTTACAGGATACATGGTTATTTAATGGAACTATAATGGAAAATATTAGATATGGAAAATTAGATGCAACGGATGAGGAAGTTATAGAAGCTGCAAAAATGGCACATGTAGATAGTTTTGTTCACGCTTTACCTGGGGGATATAATATGGTTATTAATGAAGAAATAAATAATATTTCTCAAGGAGAAAAGCAGTTAATTACTATTGCTAGAGCCTTTTTAGCCAATCCTAAAATTTTAATTTTAGATGAAGCTACAAGTTCTGTTGATACAAGAACAGAATTAAAGGTGCAACAGGCTATGGAGAGGTTAATGAAAAACAGAACAAGTTTTGTTATTGCACACAGATTATCAACAATAAAAAAAGCAGATTTAATTATTGTAATGAATGAAGGAGATGTTATAGAACAAGGAACGCATGAAGAATTACTAAAGAAAAATGGATTTTATGCTAATATGTATAATTCACAATTCGAAATTGTAGGGAATTTTTAAATGAAAAATAAGCTGTTTTACTTTTTAAACACGGTAATTTTATAATTAGTCAATATATTTAAACTTTTGTTTTTTTTGAACATATATGATATAATTTTTTTAAAAAAGATATGGGGTGTATTATGAGAAAATATGATGATTATCATAAAAGTGTAATGGTAGAAGAAGTGTTAAAGTTTTTAATAACAAAGGACGATGGTATATATGTAGATTGTACAGCCGGCGAAGGCGGTCATATTAAAGCTATCTATGAAAAAACAAATGGGAAGGCAAAAATAATAGCAGTGGATGTGGATTATGAAGTTCTTGAAATAGCTGAAGACAGAATAAAAGAAATAACAAATAAAATAGAGTTTTTCAAAGCTTCTTATAAAGACATAGATATTGTTTTACATGGGCTCGGTATAAAGAAAGTAGATGGTTTTTTAATGGATTTAGGTGTTTCAACATTTCAATTAAAAGGGGAAAAGCGCGGATTCACATTTATGAAGGATGAGCCACTCGATATGAGAATGGATCCTGATTCAGATTTTACCGCATGGACAGTTATAAATGAATATCCCGAAGAAGATCTATCAAAAATTATTTTTGAATATGGCGAGGAGTTTAAATTTGCAAGAAGAATAGCAAGATATATAGTTAACTCAAGACCAATTAACACTACTTTCGAACTTGTTGAGGTTATAAAAAAAGCGTTGCCTCCAAAGGAAAGATACCGCCGAAAAAGGCATTTTGCAACTAAAACTTTTCAGGCCATCAGAATAGAAGTTAATAGAGAATTCGATAATATTAGAACTGCTCTTGAAAAATTCCCTGATTTTTTAAATACTGGAGGAAGAATTTGTATCATTTCTTTCCATTCATTGGAAGATAAAATAGTTAAAAATTTTTTTAGAAATAATGAAAAACTTAAACTTTTGACTAAAAAACCTATTTTGCCAACAAACGAAGAAATAGAGTCTAACCCCAGAGCAAGGAGTGCTCGCATTAGGGTGGCCGAACGGATTTGAAAGGGGGCTAAACTATGGAAAAACGCCTAAAGTTTTTTCCAGCAATTAAACAACGAACAGCAGCACAGATAAAAAGTATTTCTGTTTCATTTGTTGTTATTTCATTTTTAGCAATATTAATGGTAGGATTCATTGTCGCTACATTAAATTTCGGTAACAGAATACAAACTTTAAAAAATAATGTATCCAGTTTGAATTCAAGAATTTCGGATTATCATACGAAGATTCAAACTGTAACCACCGAATTAGAATTTTATAAGCAAACGCTTATCATAATGGAGGAAGAATGATTTTGTGCTACGTAACCGTTTAACTTTACTCATTATAGTATTTCTATATATCTTTTTAATTTCCTATGTTTTATTTTTAAAACCTTATAGTTTGAATGAAAATTATAAAATAAATGAAAGTAACAAAAAATTAGCGACCTTATTAGATAAAGAAGGTCGTATTATTGCTGTTGACAAAACTATTTATGAGGTATGGTTGGACTTAAAAACTATAAGAAAAAGAAATAAATTAGAAAAATTAAAACCTCAACTGAAACGTTTTTTAAATGAAAATGACTTTAACAAATCATTTATATTACTTGGAAAATTTGAAGATATATTAGAACTAAAAACCTATATCCCAGGCAACATTTTAAAATATTCAAGAATATATAAAACATATGAAAGAAATTATAATTCTTCATATGATTTGAGAAAAAATATTGGTGAAATAGGGAAAACTGAATATGGCATAGAACCGTATCTATATAAAAAAGGGTTTTTAAGCACACAAAGTATTCAATTATCTTTGGATCTAAAAATGCAAAAAATTGCTTATGAAGAACTTTCAAAAATGATTTCAGAGCAAAATGCCGAAGGTGGAACTGTAATAATAATGGAAACAAGAACAGGAAAAATCAGAGCAGTGGTTTCACATTATCCATGGAATATGGCGTTTATGGGATATATAGAACCAGGTTCCACAATGAAACCTATAATATATTCCATAGCTCTTGAAGAAGGATTGATCTCTCCGTATCAAAAATTCACATTATCTCCATCCATTTCACCTGTAGATGGTATTAATTTTACAATAAGCGAAGTTGAAGGTCATTCTTTTAATAATATTGATGCAAAGGATGCAATTGCTTATTCATCTAATGTTGCGGCTGTAAAAGTAATGAAAAAAATAATGGAAAATTTTTCCAATGAATGGTTATATAACAAACTTGATCAAATGGGCTTTGGAAAAAAAACTGGTATAGAATTCAGCAAAGAAATTAATGGGGTTTTTACCAAACCTGATAATTGGTATAAAATTACACCTTATCAAATTGCAATTGGTCAGGGGATTGGAGTTACACCCATACAATTAGTCTCAATATTTAACATTTTTGCAAATAACGGGAAATATGTAAAACCCACATTTTTAGAAAAAAATAAATCAAAAAGTTTTCAGGTTTTTTCTCCTGAAATTGCAAATTTAATGAAAGATTGGTTAAGATATACTATGCTTAAAGGTACTGCCAGAAAAGCTTATAAACCCGGTGTTTTAATTGCTGGTAAAACAGGAACTGCGCAAAAAGCTATATCTGGAAAAGGTTATTCAGATAGATATTATTCACTATTTGTAGGATTCTTTCCTGCATCAAAACCCAAATATACTATTGTTTCTATTATCGATGATCCTAAAAAGGAATATTACGGTGGTGAAGTTGCTGCCCCTGTAGCAACAAATATTTTTTATAGATTAGAAGATTTTAAATATTCAAACAAATTCCAAATAGTTGAAAATTATCTTCCAAATCTTAAAAACATGACTCTAACAGAAGCTTTGTTTATTTTAAAAACTCTCGGTATCAATGAAAAAAAAGTGATATTATATGGAAATGGCAATTATGTTGTAAGGCAAATTCCTGATATTTCTTATAATATAAAAGATATTGATTTTGTAATATTATACTTAGGAGATGAAAAAAATGAAAAAAATACTGATATTCGGTGATTCTAAGATAAAAAAAGATATAGCATTAAAAAATTTCTATAATATTGAAATTTCAAATATAAGCATTACTCCAGATTCACCTTCTCCTATCGATGAAATAAAAAATAATGTTTTATCTAATTCTTTGTTTGGAGATAAAAAAAATGTTATTATAAAAGATTTTAATAAGTTTAATAAAAAAAATCAAAAAGAAATTTTAGATATTATAAACAACATATATTCTGAAAGTATAGAAAATCTTATTATATTAAATAATACAAAAATAAAAGCAGACTTTGAGGAATTTATAGAATGTTCATTACCAAAACCCTGGGAAGATGAAAAATGGATAAAATATATAAAAGATATTGTCAGTTTTTTTGGAAAAAAAATTGAGGAAAATGCTATTTCATACATTTTAGAAACCTATGGTAATGATGACAATTATTTATTTGAAGAATTAAAGAAAACTGCCATATATTCTGATGAAGTTATAACATTAAATGACATAAAAGAAATCGGCACTACACATATAAATATTAATTTTGAAGAATTTTCATATCTTCTTTCATCAAAAAGAAAAGAAGAAGTATTAAAAATGGCTAAAGATTTTTTATCTTCTCCAGATTTTAATATTATTTCTTTATTAGGTTATTTGTTTAAATACTTTTTTGACCTATATCGTGTTATAATTAATGTAGAACCAAAGAAAAAATTTAACTGGCCAGAAGTACAAAAAATTGCTCAATTAACAAATGTTTCAAAAATGCGCGTGAAAAAATTTTTGGGTGTAAAATTCAAAAATGAAAAGATATTTTATGCCAATCATACTCTTTTTTATAAGAAAAAAGATATTATGGATATTATTATAAAACTTGAAGAATATGATCGCATGGCTAAAATTGGCGAAAAAGGAAATTTGATATTATTAGATTTAATATATTATATTTGTGGGTGATAATATGAGTCTGGGGAAAAGTATATATGAATTAACAAATTTATTTACTATTTATCGCTGGAATAATAGACCTGCGTTGTTGAGATTTACAGAAGCAGATAATGTTTTTCACAGTTTAATTCTGGACTTAATATCCATTGAATATTTAAATAAAAAGGGTTATAATCTGCCTATTTCTTCTAATATTAAAGCAAAAATATTCAAAGAACTACCAAAAATTATTCTGTCTGATGTTTCATTAGATACCAAAAAAAGGATATTAGAAAAAGATGAAAAAATGTGGAAAATGGTTCTGAAAAAAAGTTATGATGAATTGAAAGAAAACAAAATTGTTCAATTTTTCGAATCTGATTATGACATAAAATTCAAAAAATATGCTCAATTCATTGATTTAATGGTTTCATTAAAAGAAATGGAAATTAACAGTAGAATATTCCCAGAATATTTTGAAGGTCCAAAGCAGGAAACTGAAAAGAATTTGAGGAAATTGAGATTAAATTTGGAACATATAAACGAATTGGAAAGTATATTAAATTATGTATTAAAAACCTCAACACGATTAACTACCATGTATAGATGGAATAAAAACCACAGAAATGTAAAAAGTTCTGTTTCATCTCATACTTTCATGGTGGTATCTACCGCAATTATATTTTATTATTTGGATAATAGGAATAATGATAAATTATTAGATGAAATAATTATTGCAAGTATTTTGCACGATTTTCCAGAAGCATTTACTGGTGATGTTATAACTCCAACTAAAAAGAAAGTTAAAGGGCTTGAAAATATTATATCAACAATAGAAGAAGAGATGATAGAAGAATGGCTAAAAAGGGATGAAGATACAATATTAATATTTGAACGATTTAAAAAGTACATGATAAATCCTTTTGATAATGAATATGGCCGATATGTTAGAGCTTCTGATCTTTTTAATGCCATGCTTGAATGTGCCATTGAAATAAAATCCGGAAATTCGCAAATATTATTTCGGGAGGCCTTTTTTAATATGAAAAAGGAATTAAAACAATTTAATTTTGATTT from Marinitoga sp. 1197 includes:
- the rsmH gene encoding 16S rRNA (cytosine(1402)-N(4))-methyltransferase RsmH, translating into MRKYDDYHKSVMVEEVLKFLITKDDGIYVDCTAGEGGHIKAIYEKTNGKAKIIAVDVDYEVLEIAEDRIKEITNKIEFFKASYKDIDIVLHGLGIKKVDGFLMDLGVSTFQLKGEKRGFTFMKDEPLDMRMDPDSDFTAWTVINEYPEEDLSKIIFEYGEEFKFARRIARYIVNSRPINTTFELVEVIKKALPPKERYRRKRHFATKTFQAIRIEVNREFDNIRTALEKFPDFLNTGGRICIISFHSLEDKIVKNFFRNNEKLKLLTKKPILPTNEEIESNPRARSARIRVAERI
- a CDS encoding penicillin-binding transpeptidase domain-containing protein, translated to MLRNRLTLLIIVFLYIFLISYVLFLKPYSLNENYKINESNKKLATLLDKEGRIIAVDKTIYEVWLDLKTIRKRNKLEKLKPQLKRFLNENDFNKSFILLGKFEDILELKTYIPGNILKYSRIYKTYERNYNSSYDLRKNIGEIGKTEYGIEPYLYKKGFLSTQSIQLSLDLKMQKIAYEELSKMISEQNAEGGTVIIMETRTGKIRAVVSHYPWNMAFMGYIEPGSTMKPIIYSIALEEGLISPYQKFTLSPSISPVDGINFTISEVEGHSFNNIDAKDAIAYSSNVAAVKVMKKIMENFSNEWLYNKLDQMGFGKKTGIEFSKEINGVFTKPDNWYKITPYQIAIGQGIGVTPIQLVSIFNIFANNGKYVKPTFLEKNKSKSFQVFSPEIANLMKDWLRYTMLKGTARKAYKPGVLIAGKTGTAQKAISGKGYSDRYYSLFVGFFPASKPKYTIVSIIDDPKKEYYGGEVAAPVATNIFYRLEDFKYSNKFQIVENYLPNLKNMTLTEALFILKTLGINEKKVILYGNGNYVVRQIPDISYNIKDIDFVILYLGDEKNEKNTDIR
- a CDS encoding DNA polymerase III subunit delta, which codes for MKKILIFGDSKIKKDIALKNFYNIEISNISITPDSPSPIDEIKNNVLSNSLFGDKKNVIIKDFNKFNKKNQKEILDIINNIYSESIENLIILNNTKIKADFEEFIECSLPKPWEDEKWIKYIKDIVSFFGKKIEENAISYILETYGNDDNYLFEELKKTAIYSDEVITLNDIKEIGTTHININFEEFSYLLSSKRKEEVLKMAKDFLSSPDFNIISLLGYLFKYFFDLYRVIINVEPKKKFNWPEVQKIAQLTNVSKMRVKKFLGVKFKNEKIFYANHTLFYKKKDIMDIIIKLEEYDRMAKIGEKGNLILLDLIYYICG
- a CDS encoding HD domain-containing protein, with product MSLGKSIYELTNLFTIYRWNNRPALLRFTEADNVFHSLILDLISIEYLNKKGYNLPISSNIKAKIFKELPKIILSDVSLDTKKRILEKDEKMWKMVLKKSYDELKENKIVQFFESDYDIKFKKYAQFIDLMVSLKEMEINSRIFPEYFEGPKQETEKNLRKLRLNLEHINELESILNYVLKTSTRLTTMYRWNKNHRNVKSSVSSHTFMVVSTAIIFYYLDNRNNDKLLDEIIIASILHDFPEAFTGDVITPTKKKVKGLENIISTIEEEMIEEWLKRDEDTILIFERFKKYMINPFDNEYGRYVRASDLFNAMLECAIEIKSGNSQILFREAFFNMKKELKQFNFDFIYELIDEIEKLTFFN